One segment of Candidatus Hydrogenedentota bacterium DNA contains the following:
- a CDS encoding DUF1553 domain-containing protein has protein sequence MAAALSAILPSGAEDPSFDYFEQHIRPVLIEHCYTCHSAESESLKAGLLLDTREGALKGGDSGKAAVVPGAPEQSRIIEAIRYQNPDLQMPPKQKLDDAAIEAIITWIAMGAPDPRDGQALAPKPQSRKLWATEPVADPPVPAVNDASWIKTPVDAFVLSKLEAAGLAPAPPADKRTLIRRATYDLTGLPPTPEEVDAFLADDSLDAYSKVVERLLASPHYGERWGRHWLDVARYADTKGYVYGDREEARFVHSHVYRDWVVRALNNDMPYDKFLLLQIAGDQIAGEADKEDLAAMGFLTLGRRFLGVMHDIIDDRIDTLMRGTQALTVACARCHDHKFDPIPTEDYYALYGVFAGSSERTVELASNVEETDSFKAYREQHDARVAEFNKKFEEKADELSTRLRGQIKEYLVAVLDADTLPTEDFYEIRQANELNPTIVRKWQAFLLKRAKDDPVFGPWLSYAAMPADAFADAAAKYTAERFPKEEKKEEKKEGETEAATSAPVNARIADLFREKPPASMKEVAERYGDLLLQIRDTWRDTLEQASVKAQPMPTGLANTEDEALRQVLYAPDAPVTVPAGAIVDLEWYFDEPTRVELGKMQRLIDQSIVEQSGSTPHAVILEDRAEQKNPRVFKRGNPANRGDEVPRQYLAVLSGPDRQPFQTGSGRLELARAIASDKNPLTARVMVNRMWLGHFGQGLVRTPSDFGSRSELPSHPELLDWLASHFMREGWSMKKMHRIIVLSNTYQQSSTPASESAGTGADPENRLLWHFNRQRLDFEGMRDFVLAASGRLDLAIGGRADDFVKNPENARRTIYGYVDRQFLPGVFRVFDFPNPDMHSPQRFDTTVPQQSLFLMNGRFLMEQARCLANRTGTASADDARIRDMYRIVYQRDPTDTEVQRGLAFVASVPPVPPPAPIPQTVTAWKYGYGAFDAETQRMKSFEPLPHFTGHAWQGGTAYPDDKLGWLKLTADTGHPGNDMDHAVIRRWISPISGAVNISGKIKHETSLGNGIGARVVSGKHGVLGEWKLHNSEVAVDLKGIAVEPDDTLDFVVDIADQLNSDDFRWTPIVTRSSPAPAEAGADYVTEWNAAKDFAGEPEALPDPLPAWGQYAQVLLLSNEFAFID, from the coding sequence ATGGCCGCCGCGCTTAGTGCAATTTTGCCGTCAGGTGCGGAAGACCCCAGCTTTGACTATTTCGAGCAGCACATCCGCCCAGTCCTCATCGAGCATTGTTACACGTGCCATAGCGCCGAGAGCGAATCGCTGAAGGCTGGTCTCCTGTTGGATACGCGCGAGGGCGCGCTGAAGGGCGGCGACTCCGGCAAGGCCGCTGTGGTCCCCGGCGCGCCGGAACAGTCGCGCATCATCGAGGCAATCCGCTACCAGAACCCGGACCTTCAAATGCCGCCGAAGCAGAAACTGGATGACGCGGCCATCGAAGCAATCATAACGTGGATTGCGATGGGCGCGCCGGACCCCCGCGATGGCCAGGCACTGGCCCCAAAGCCGCAATCGCGAAAGCTCTGGGCAACCGAGCCCGTCGCCGATCCGCCCGTTCCTGCGGTGAACGACGCTTCGTGGATCAAAACGCCGGTCGATGCCTTTGTGCTCTCCAAATTGGAAGCAGCGGGCCTTGCACCAGCGCCACCCGCCGACAAGCGCACGCTGATTCGCCGCGCGACCTACGACCTCACGGGACTGCCTCCAACTCCGGAGGAAGTTGACGCCTTTCTCGCCGACGATTCTCTCGATGCGTACAGCAAAGTCGTCGAGCGGCTGCTTGCTTCGCCCCATTACGGCGAACGCTGGGGACGCCACTGGCTCGATGTCGCGCGCTACGCGGACACGAAGGGCTATGTGTATGGCGACCGTGAAGAGGCGCGGTTTGTTCACTCCCATGTCTATCGCGACTGGGTCGTTCGCGCCCTGAACAACGACATGCCCTACGACAAGTTTCTCCTGCTTCAGATAGCAGGCGATCAGATCGCGGGCGAAGCGGATAAGGAAGACCTCGCGGCCATGGGGTTCCTGACGCTGGGGCGGCGGTTCCTCGGCGTGATGCACGACATAATCGACGACCGCATCGACACGCTCATGCGTGGGACGCAGGCATTGACTGTCGCGTGCGCGCGCTGCCACGACCACAAATTCGACCCTATCCCCACAGAAGATTACTACGCGCTCTACGGCGTCTTCGCCGGTTCGAGCGAGCGTACCGTTGAATTGGCGTCAAACGTGGAGGAAACGGACTCATTCAAAGCGTATAGGGAACAACACGACGCGCGCGTCGCGGAGTTCAACAAGAAGTTCGAAGAAAAGGCGGACGAACTGTCGACGCGGTTGCGTGGTCAGATCAAGGAGTATCTGGTAGCCGTACTCGATGCCGATACGCTTCCGACTGAAGACTTTTACGAAATTCGGCAGGCAAACGAATTAAACCCGACAATCGTGCGCAAATGGCAGGCTTTTCTCCTGAAGCGCGCGAAGGACGATCCTGTGTTCGGGCCGTGGCTTTCTTATGCGGCAATGCCAGCGGACGCGTTTGCCGATGCCGCGGCGAAGTACACCGCGGAGCGGTTTCCGAAAGAGGAAAAGAAAGAAGAAAAGAAGGAGGGCGAGACTGAAGCGGCGACCAGCGCGCCGGTGAACGCGCGCATCGCGGATCTTTTTCGCGAGAAACCACCCGCGAGTATGAAGGAAGTAGCAGAGCGTTACGGCGATCTGCTGTTGCAGATTCGCGATACGTGGCGCGACACGCTGGAGCAGGCATCCGTCAAGGCCCAGCCGATGCCCACGGGTTTGGCAAACACCGAGGATGAAGCGTTGCGGCAGGTCCTCTACGCGCCCGATGCGCCCGTTACCGTTCCCGCCGGCGCGATCGTCGATTTGGAGTGGTACTTCGACGAACCGACCCGCGTCGAGCTCGGCAAGATGCAACGCCTGATTGATCAGTCGATCGTCGAACAGTCCGGCTCAACACCGCACGCGGTCATTCTCGAGGACCGCGCGGAACAAAAGAACCCGCGTGTCTTCAAGCGTGGCAACCCTGCAAACCGCGGCGACGAAGTGCCGCGCCAATATCTCGCGGTGTTGTCCGGTCCCGATCGCCAGCCGTTTCAAACCGGCAGCGGCCGCCTCGAACTCGCACGCGCCATTGCAAGCGACAAGAATCCGCTGACCGCACGCGTGATGGTGAACCGCATGTGGCTCGGCCACTTTGGACAAGGCCTCGTGCGCACGCCGAGCGACTTCGGATCGCGCAGCGAGTTGCCCAGCCACCCCGAACTGCTCGATTGGCTGGCATCGCACTTTATGCGTGAAGGGTGGTCGATGAAAAAGATGCACCGAATAATCGTGCTGTCAAACACCTACCAGCAGAGCAGCACGCCCGCATCGGAATCTGCGGGAACCGGCGCCGATCCCGAAAACCGTCTGCTCTGGCATTTCAACCGCCAGCGCCTCGATTTCGAAGGGATGCGCGATTTTGTGCTCGCGGCATCCGGCAGGCTCGACCTCGCCATTGGCGGCCGGGCCGACGATTTCGTCAAGAACCCGGAAAACGCGCGCCGCACCATCTACGGTTACGTCGATCGGCAATTCCTCCCAGGGGTGTTCCGTGTGTTCGACTTTCCGAATCCCGATATGCATAGTCCGCAGCGCTTCGACACTACGGTCCCGCAGCAATCGCTCTTTCTGATGAACGGGCGGTTTCTTATGGAGCAGGCGCGGTGTCTTGCCAATCGCACAGGAACCGCGTCCGCCGATGACGCGCGCATCCGCGACATGTATCGCATCGTATACCAGCGCGACCCGACGGACACGGAAGTTCAAAGGGGGCTGGCCTTCGTCGCGAGCGTTCCACCGGTACCGCCCCCGGCGCCCATCCCACAGACCGTCACAGCATGGAAGTACGGCTACGGCGCGTTCGATGCAGAAACTCAGCGCATGAAATCCTTCGAACCGCTTCCCCATTTTACCGGTCATGCGTGGCAGGGTGGTACGGCATATCCCGACGACAAACTTGGCTGGCTCAAACTTACCGCCGACACCGGCCATCCCGGCAACGACATGGATCACGCCGTGATCCGTCGTTGGATTTCCCCCATTTCCGGCGCGGTGAACATCAGCGGCAAGATAAAGCACGAGACCTCACTTGGCAATGGCATCGGCGCCCGAGTGGTCTCCGGCAAGCACGGCGTGCTCGGCGAATGGAAGCTGCATAACAGCGAGGTTGCTGTTGATTTGAAGGGAATCGCGGTCGAACCTGACGATACACTCGACTTTGTTGTCGATATTGCAGACCAACTCAACAGCGACGATTTCCGTTGGACGCCGATCGTCACGCGATCGTCGCCAGCGCCCGCTGAGGCCGGCGCGGACTACGTAACGGAGTGGAACGCGGCAAAGGATTTTGCCGGAGAACCGGAAGCATTGCCCGACCCGCTGCCCGCGTGGGGCCAATACGCGCAGGTATTGCTGCTTTCGAACGAGTTCGCCTTTATTGACTGA
- a CDS encoding DUF1501 domain-containing protein, whose amino-acid sequence MSHHAPNLADAFLTRRDFVCRCGMGMASLGLGALLQQAGALESTNPLVPRSPHAPAKAKRVIHFFLNGGPSHVDTFDPKPALKQYDGKPLPTGNLRTERKTGAAFPSPFEFKRYGQSGIEVSEIFAKTAGHIDDIAVIRSMTAKVPNHEPSLMLMNCGDAVMSRPSVGSWVTYGLGSENQNLPGFIAMCPGGYPIKEAENWQSGFLPGAFQGTYIDTQHTRLEKLIENIRNSTTSLVDQRRQLDLLHELNADFAKKRAEDAKIEARMQSFELAYRMQMEAADAFDIEKEPQYIRDMYGDGVHARQTLIARRLIERGVRFVQLWHGAGQPWDNHDNIDIHKTLAGNIDQPIAALITDLKMRGLFDETLILWGGEFGRTPTVELNAAGSPLRGRDHNPYGFSVWLAGGGVRGGTVFGATDEFGFKAEVNSLEVHDLHATMLKLLGFDHEKFTYRYAGRDFRLTDVAGRVVNEVIA is encoded by the coding sequence ATGTCGCACCATGCGCCAAATCTTGCCGATGCTTTCCTGACCCGCCGCGACTTTGTCTGCCGCTGCGGCATGGGCATGGCGTCACTCGGGCTAGGCGCATTGCTGCAACAGGCGGGAGCGCTCGAGTCGACGAACCCACTCGTGCCCCGTTCGCCGCACGCGCCCGCGAAGGCCAAACGTGTCATTCACTTCTTCTTGAACGGCGGCCCGTCGCACGTCGATACGTTCGATCCGAAACCGGCGTTGAAGCAATACGACGGGAAACCGCTGCCGACCGGCAACCTGCGCACGGAGCGCAAGACCGGCGCGGCGTTCCCATCGCCATTTGAGTTCAAGAGGTACGGGCAAAGCGGGATCGAGGTCAGCGAGATTTTTGCGAAGACTGCCGGGCATATCGACGACATCGCCGTCATTCGCTCGATGACAGCGAAAGTGCCGAACCACGAGCCGTCGCTCATGCTCATGAACTGCGGCGATGCGGTCATGAGCCGGCCTAGCGTTGGGTCGTGGGTAACCTACGGGCTCGGCTCCGAAAATCAAAACCTGCCTGGATTCATTGCGATGTGCCCGGGCGGATATCCGATCAAAGAGGCGGAGAATTGGCAATCTGGCTTCTTGCCGGGTGCGTTCCAGGGCACCTACATCGATACGCAGCACACACGGCTCGAAAAGCTGATCGAGAACATCCGCAACAGCACGACGTCGCTCGTGGACCAGCGCCGGCAACTCGATCTGTTGCACGAACTGAACGCCGACTTTGCGAAGAAGCGCGCAGAAGACGCCAAAATCGAAGCACGCATGCAGTCCTTCGAACTGGCCTACCGCATGCAGATGGAAGCCGCCGACGCCTTCGACATCGAAAAAGAACCGCAATACATTCGCGACATGTACGGCGACGGCGTCCACGCACGGCAGACGCTCATCGCGCGCCGCCTGATCGAGCGCGGCGTCCGCTTTGTCCAACTCTGGCACGGCGCCGGCCAACCGTGGGACAACCATGACAATATCGACATACACAAGACGCTTGCGGGCAACATCGACCAGCCTATTGCCGCGCTCATCACGGATCTAAAGATGCGCGGGCTTTTCGATGAAACGCTAATACTCTGGGGCGGCGAATTTGGCCGCACTCCCACAGTCGAACTCAACGCCGCGGGCTCGCCGCTCAGGGGCCGCGATCACAACCCGTACGGCTTTAGCGTATGGCTTGCGGGCGGGGGCGTCCGAGGCGGCACCGTATTTGGAGCAACGGACGAGTTTGGCTTCAAAGCCGAAGTGAACTCCCTCGAAGTCCACGACCTCCACGCCACGATGTTGAAGCTACTCGGCTTCGACCACGAGAAGTTCACCTACCGCTACGCGGGGCGCGACTTCCGGCTTACGGATGTGGCCGGCCGTGTCGTCAACGAGGTAATCGCGTGA
- a CDS encoding DinB family protein — protein MNDQLQGYIDQFHEARERMRALTGDLSDDVFNKCPPTGGWSIGEIVHHLCILGEQLLPRIDVGIDEARSYGWHNPGPFRYPFFSRWFIRAVGPLPASKRGKMKAPGLYVPKANHAMDEILPRFDKLQTDLIARCERADGIDIARVVIASPAAAWIRVRLGAWIEAIAAHQLRHFAQIEETREALGTALQTE, from the coding sequence GTGAACGATCAACTCCAGGGTTACATCGATCAGTTCCATGAAGCGCGCGAACGTATGCGCGCACTCACGGGCGATCTGTCCGACGACGTATTCAACAAGTGCCCGCCCACCGGTGGCTGGTCCATCGGCGAGATTGTTCATCACCTTTGTATCCTCGGCGAACAACTGTTGCCGCGCATCGACGTAGGTATCGATGAGGCGCGTTCGTATGGATGGCACAACCCTGGACCGTTTCGCTACCCGTTCTTCAGCCGCTGGTTCATCCGCGCCGTGGGTCCGCTCCCCGCAAGCAAGCGCGGCAAGATGAAGGCGCCCGGACTTTACGTGCCCAAAGCAAACCACGCGATGGATGAAATCCTGCCGCGTTTCGACAAACTCCAAACCGATCTCATCGCGCGCTGCGAACGCGCCGACGGAATCGACATCGCCCGGGTGGTCATTGCGAGTCCCGCCGCGGCCTGGATTCGCGTGCGCCTTGGCGCATGGATCGAAGCCATTGCCGCGCACCAACTGCGCCACTTCGCACAGATCGAGGAAACTCGCGAAGCCTTGGGGACCGCGCTACAGACGGAGTGA